The Phycodurus eques isolate BA_2022a chromosome 8, UOR_Pequ_1.1, whole genome shotgun sequence nucleotide sequence GCCACGGCGTCTGTTCCCAGGCGACCGCTCTGTTGGCATCCCTAACGACCGGGCTCCCGAGCGCCCCGTCGCGGGGGGGCGACGCGATCCCTCCGTCAGATCGGGAGGCCTCGCCCCGTCAGCGGCGGACCGCCGTTAACGTGCACGGTTGATGCCGAGGGGAGGTCATGTGACCTTTTGACGTCACTTCCTGATGACGAGCGCGTGAGCGCCAGTTTTTGGGGTTCCGAATGACACGGAACCAGATGAGGGCGTTTCATGACAACGTGTATTTCATTGTAATCTATTACAATACTGCGAGGAAATGTGTCATTAAATGACAGctgcttttgaaatgtttaaaaatgtgcacatttttacaaattacaattttagttatatttgaaaacaatttttttcatttcccgtCCTTGtaaagccgacgcttgtgattggctcgctCCGGTCACGTGCCATTCTGCCGTCGTCTCAAACTCTTGAGTTTGTCGGAGATTTGGAAAAGCTTCGACAGGTaacatgaaagaaaatggacttgaacagtttcttctttttcattaGAACATTCGCTAATCATATGAAGCCATATTGTCCAGATTGTGggcatttgtcattaggtcaacatggtatcacgttttccatatactgtacacatataatgcaacaaacatttttcggatgtatttacatttcatcaagttttgttatcagtttatcgtttgtgtaaagaacaaatgtgtgtttaattccaaaataatcagtggtttgaatcaattttgttgttgttgaggaaACATCCGAGGGTTGACgctttcattcaaaatgaagaaaagtcatcaaatgtaatgagttatattactttgagaaagtcattGAAATCGTTACACAACTCTTACTTTTTCAGCAGGGTAAATTGTAATTGGAGCCaagtacatttccaaagtcaccTTCCTAAccactctggaaaaaaaatccacttcatGACTGAAACCGAGTACGTTTGAAGTACTATTTAAGTACTTAGTTACGCGTACACAAAGCTCCGCCTTTGGGTGTTTTTCGTCATGTGAGGCGCTCCAACGACCCCCCCAATTGCAACGTAGAAGTGTCCATTGAGCAGATAACCCCCTGGCTTcctccccgcccccgccccaaTTGCAGTGTTGCAGTGTCCATCGACCAGATAACcccctttattttctttttttgctgctgtCCTGCAGGAGATCGATCAATGTTGTTTGTGCTGAGCTCAGCCTTATCCTGGACAGACACACATTCATCCAGGTCTATCTGCGTCGATTACCCCCACCCCCTTGGTCCAGCTGGAGTTGACGGGGGGTTGCTTTCAAGGCGAGAAAGTTTGGACTCAAAGTTTGATGAAAGACGGCAACATGCATCCCCTAActcccacccccgcccccaaaagCCCCAAAGCATGCTGGGAGGCTTCGGTCTTGTAATCCGATCCTAACTCGTTACCGTCTTGAGCAGCTCTAATGCTCGATtacgtcatcatcatcatcatcatcatcataatggCCGTGTTGGGAAGCCCTTCCGAGTATCCAAAACGTAGTACCGTATACTGCAGTGTGGTACTAATACCACTGGTGGTacgctggctccctctagtgacACGCGAAAGAATCAATGAATTAAGTACCACTCAAATTGACAACATTTCTATGTGAACTTCAATCGAAAATATTCGAATGAAGCTTGAAGCTATGCAAGCctgttgaaactttttttttaaatcaatacagtacattttttaaaaagttttaaagtACTTTTTTAAGTGCAGTTCATTTACTTTAAAGTACAATGCGTTGGCATTTAATCTTTGCCAGTTTGCGTTAACATTTCTGTTGGAAATACAAgcggcagtcaaaaagtaatgagcccaatttaattgAACCTTCtaataattgaaaatgtttccagAAATGTGCacggttatttaaaaaaaaaaaaacttagtttaagcctgtcctcttcctgtcagctaTTTTGGAGATGACATCATTGTTGGACGGCCGTCAGGAGTGCGGAGAGCTGTGATCGGGGAGGGAACGAAACATGAAAcgttttcaaaaggttgcaacgTATGCACGGGCAAGTTGCAAGAGGCTACGGCGCGGTCAAAAAGCGGGTGTCCGGGACCAAAGTGTCCGCTTTGAGGGAACGCCGTGACGAGCGAAGGACTGGCAGACCGTCGTCAGTGGTTCATCCCGGAAATAGTGCCAGgatctttttaaacatttccccaaaaatgaagAATTCAAACTACAAGCTGAACATTTCAGGACAATACAAATCGATTATTAGAAGGGTAAATCAAAAAATGTTGACTGCCTCCCGTACAATTTCTATTTAACGTTtatgtgcaaaacatttttaatggaattattgGAGCATTGTTTGAACGTTCCTCTATTCAAGCAAGTGCGTATAATGTTGCAATGTcaattttaggaataaaacatctTTCTTGCATTGAATGAATGCTAGCGCTTTATCCTATCGATTCATGGGATACAAATTTCAAACGTAGTTCTGCGTGCATCCGCAGTCACATTTTAGTGCGTGTGAAAAAGATTTCGTGTCATCGATTGGAAGACTTTGGCCTAATAccttactgtatttcaatgttgTGCTGTTTAATCGTGAACTTTGTATTTGTTGAGGCTGTACTTCCCATCAAACGTTTGAGAAGCGTCGCCCCGTCCAGTACAGCGAGTAGGCAATTTTGTAGCGGCCTCCGTTTCTGCCTGAGTCAACCAAGTCGTCCGCTTCATCAAAATCTCGTTGCGGATACTCGTGAAGGATTCCCAACACGCGCGGTCGCTCGCATGCTCTCgagtcttcttcttcctcttagACTCAAACTTGTGCCTCAACGACTCCTTTACGGCGGCGGCGCCCCCTGCTGTCCGCTCGCGCGCACTGTCGCGACTTCTTTCCTTCCGAACGACCGCCATATTGTCCCTCAGTGACTTCTTGTCCACACAGGAAGCGTCTCTATGcaacacaaagacaacacaataaAGATGATAACGCTACTACGCCCGCGGcgactcttcttcttcttcttacgcACACACATTATTGTTGAAGTACTGTACGCATATTTTGTGGTTGAAGACACACATCATACGAAAAACACTGGCAGGAAAATTGGATGTGCGGCAggcacccccccccacccccacggCCCCCGTTGACAAAAGTATTCATAAAGTAATACAATTGTGGTGACGGTGAACTGTTCAAATTTTTCGTAAGGGCCAAAGGAAGGCAGGCCCGGTTAGCCACTAACCCGAGCGACACGAGCCCCGAGTAAATTAAGACGCGGGCGGAGCAGCACTTCGGCTCACCTGCGCTCACTTAACGCTTGATGAAATACGTTCGTCGAGCTACATTTGCCATGGCGCTAGTTGCCCTTTCAGTGGTGCGTGTGATTGAGTAAtcatttcaacaacaacaaaagttgcACTCACTCGTTGTTGTGGAGAAAAGTGAACGATTTGTAAACGTAAGGTTGGAGCTTGATGTACAAATGACACATTTGCGTATTATGTTTCTCTCTTACGACTTACACTTATTTCCAAGAACATATTTTCTCTCTAATTCAAATGCAGACGCCATTTAATGCACTCGAAGCACCTCATTGCTGAACACAAATGGAAGGAATGAAGCTTCTTGAACTACTGGATGCTCAAATCGAAAGACACAAAAGGAAAATCCAGATGAAATCTTCCGTCGCTCAATGGGTCTCTTTCAAGCGGGGAAGCTGCacatatttgcaacaacaacaacaacaacaactaaagttTCACATTTCAACAAACGCCCAATGAATATTATTACAAAGGATAATAGAAAATACTCCCTCCTCTGGCTGATTGGTGTACTGCTCGCTCTCTGTTGGGGGAGGAGCACATTTATTCATGTGGCCCCAGAGAACTTTAGAAACATGTCAAAACCACCTCAacgcagaagaagaaaagagggAAATGGTAGAAAGAGGTCAAGTTGTTGCTACCTTGGCTTTGGGTGTGACCTGACAACAACGCACATTATCATATTTcgatatattttttacaattcacAGTGCTGTGAGAAAGTTGCCCCACTTTAATCTTTAagatgatcaaacaaatgtaaatagacaaatctAACCctagtgaacttaaaatgctgtttttaagcGATGATTTCCTTTCTTGTAAgagcaactgaaatcaagtgcaACTGCCAATGAGTCTCTCGCATCCCTGTGGCCGTATTTTTTGgggaattcagcaaaaatggaggcttTTCCGGCCTTTTGAAGGTCACGccgctgcatttcaatcggggtcaagtccggactttgactcgGCCACTCccaaaccttcattttgttttttttgaagttGACTCGCCGTCCTGCTGGAGAACCTCTTGCTGTCACAAGTGGCTCGGCGACACGCAGGCAACCTATCAGAgcaaagggggcggtcttagcccaATCCGAGACAAAAGCGGGTCAAACAGCAGTCGCCGTCGGAGGGGCCGTTTGTGGACACGCGGACGACAAAACCCAAGTCAAATGGACACTTTGGTACTAAGtctatgttagagagtcactctgtggTCGTCAAAATGGACTAAATAGGAGACATTGAAATAGTCAAATAATCTCACACTTTaccaaatgaaataaatatgcaaTTTGTCATTTCATTAGAATTAAATTGTTATAAGCAGATGTAAAATTCTTCATTTTCCAAATTTACAATACAATCAACTGAACATTTGAGATATAaaccaaaaatatacatataaaatgtCACTTAATAGTAAAATCATTCActcttgtattttatttgcaataaGTATACAATTGAATTCATTGTAAATACacttatttatacaaataaatacaaagatgTTAAAAGTAGAAAACTATTTACAAGCTTTTTGGGGTATTATTGTAAGACGAATGactgaatacattttattgaacaaatcaGCGatgtcaacacaacaaatactTGCATGCAGCCTCCTGCTGCTTTAAATGCTTGGGACCAAACTAAAGAAGggtgcagcccccccccccccccccccaacctggCATATTTGCTTACATGAAATGTAAGCAAACGTATCGATCAATGTGTCGCCTAATTGACTTTCCAGTGTGAGtggcgctactcgtcacttcaGACCGCATGCGCTCCTTGAAgcctcggcgccctttgcactgttgccatattagtcatttgaagtGCGAGAgggctctgcatctttttgcacaattgtcaaaaaataataatacaattgtaccggcattaccagataactagcaaccctttattgctcagtgaccgttttttctgtctccaaagtgttctctgccaacggaccgtctgttgtcgtacccgagcggctccgacgaccggagacaaattcctcgtgttttttttttggacatacttggcaaataaagatgattctgattctgatcatcaACATGACTTTCAAATCAtccgaacaaaacaaaacaaaattggctTTACACTTTcataatttattcatttcacacagtccaaaatgtccacatttcttCTTCACCAAGACTTTTCAAGCTGAGCACAAACAGACATCATGATGACGACGATGGTTTAAATATGAGAGTGATTGACAGGTGTGTCGTGCGAAATGTGTGTGAGGAAGATGAAGGTGGTTAAAGGTTGTCGATATTTAAACCAGAAGTGAGTGTGAACACGCGTGCGTGACTACATGTGGaaacattgtcttttttttcaaccaaaGAAAAAGTGCCTTTGACTTTTTGTGTGAGGCTCGAGCGGCCGACTCCGACTCCGGCTCCCCGTCACGGGGAGAGGTGCGGCTTCCTGTACGTGCGCTCGGTGACGGTCAGGCGGCTGAGGCGGGCGCCGTAGTAGTCCACGATGTAGTCGGAGCCGTCCGACGGCCCCACCATCTGGAAACCGAACGAGTTAGTTAGCGCGCTTCTCGACACCCGCCTCGTGGCTAACGTAGCGCAAACGCTAACCACGCGGCGTGCGGCAACTcgtctttcctcattgaaatgaacgggAATGCCGTTAATCccttccagcctcccaaaaaacaaaacattttgtaatcgttttttttttttttttaaacgagtaCACTGGCACTACGGCGACGACGTCATCAGAGAGAATGAAAAGGAATTGAACCATTTTTgtcccactttgcatcaattgaatgacATGGAACTGCCGCCCACTCAGTATAAGCGCCTCCCTGCTcgtgaaatctgccattttcgggggggtgggggagaacCCCCCAAAATTCCTGAATAAGCTGGGATATACGGCCAATAAGCATGTTCGAGGTtgccccacccccaaaaaacaaacaaaatgtcaaacattGTGAAATAGGCGATTCCTTGGGGGccgaactgcaaatatgtgggggtccactctAAATAATAGAACTGATTGCTGTTATATAGAATGCCTAATTGTGTCCACGTAGTAGTTGCCGAAAGGGTAGCATTTGTCAGCATTAGCATGAGACTAGCGGACGAAAGGCCATGTGCTTGTTTGAAATCCACAACTTGTAATTCTCTTCGATGTATGAGTCAACTGTAAGGGGGCGTGGCTTTAAATGGCTCCGAGGCCCTTTTTGTCGCCGCTTGTCGTCAGGTGACTTGAGTCGAGCGCCGCATTCAGCGCTCGGAGCGGGCGTGCGGAGAGATGTGCGAGGACGACATCCACGTGTCAATTTGGTCTTATTCGGGAATCGGATTGTGGAAATGGGGCCATTTGGGGAATGGGATCAATTGGTGcgtatacagtgttcccccgctaGATCGCGCTTCTCCTATTGCGGATTCACTGCATTGGAGATGCAGTGAATCCATGTTCATATGGCATATTTCGTCATGTCACAAGATTTTGAGTATATGCTGTAATTTtggggtggggaaaaaaaaatacttcctcGATTAAGACGTTAAAActaacaaaggaaaaaaatcatgaaaacacGAAGAATAAAacgtacatagtgtacagttcTGTGTATTATCGTATGTTAAAGAGTTCAAAAGGAAAGTACAGTAGAGATTAATAGGaatgtggggaagattaataagagtctgaGGAGGTTCACACAGCTTTAAAATCTGTAGAAATCAGAAAAATATGCAGTCGTCACTGtgcggatttcacctattgcgagCCGGACCCCTTTCGTGCGCTCACTGTGggcgtctcgccacgctgcgctaTTTGCGGACCGAtgctggccactcgtgccagtgTAGcagctgctccatttgcacactgactgagtagtagctgcaacatttgcacaatcgacattgtcccggatgatcgcactactcgtcacttgaaaccgcatagattccttgaagtctcggcgccctttgcgcgatggtcattgcgccggactcttgcgatattagtctttcgaactgctcgaaggctctgcatctttttgcacaattgtcaaaaatttttacattttataaaaatgtaccgccattaccagacaactagcaaccctttactgctctttttgtcaatgtctttgtgtctccaaagtgttctccgtcaatcgaccgtctgttgtcgtacgagagcggctccgacgaccggagacaaattcctcgtgtgtcgttttttttggacacacttggcaaataaaaatgattctggtTCTGAATAAGGTCAGAAATTGGAAAGGGTTCGGCATTCGGAGAAgtctccattcatttcaatagcgAGAAGGAGCTGAATATTCTGAAGTCGGGAGACTTTCCATTGGGGGCGGAATGCGGAAGGAGTAAAACTACCAAACTGCTCTAAGCCCAGGAAGCGTTCTTCAGCTTGCGGAGGAAGTCCCGCGCTATTGGCCGCCGCCACTGACCTGCACGGCGATGAGGATGAAGTCCACCAGCGTTCCGATGCCGCAGAAGCCCACCGTGCAGAACTTCAGCACGCCTGAGGTAAACGCGGCACCCAGAAAAGACACAAAGCAACAATGGCCACATCTGCGAACGCCAACATTCCTCTTGCTTCGCGCGTGCGTACCGAGCGCGGGATATCCCAGGTAGAAGCGGTCGGCGCCCAGCCAGCCCAGGAAGAGCGACAGCGCCACGGCCACCTTGTACGAGTAGACGCTCCTGAAAGCACGCAAAAACAAACACGTGCGTGCCATTTGGAGACCGCTGAAGTTGGGGCACAACCATTATGGCcaaaatcatcatcaccattattgtgatcaatattgtaattgcGATTATttctcatgttagggaaaatctgcatttttatCGCACTACCTTTCAACAAACAATCTACATTGGACACCAATGCCGTCgtaggcttttattttcaagTTGGCACCGGAGCGCAGTGCCAGGGCTTattgaagccttaaccatgccttcgccccctggtggctggctgactaaatTGCGGGCACTGCTACAAatgtagcacttttcatatgcagcagtacctccatttgaaatgtttaaaaaaaaaaaaaaaaaaaaaaaaaagctatcacagatgatcaggctcatttaatcatgGCAGCCAAAACCGCAATGAAAATTCCATGGATTGTGCTGAAGTCATCAAAAATTGTTACGATCCCACTCGTGCGCCAAACGTTGCAAATGTAAGCTCTGCCACTTTGTTAAAGGGACGACAAAAAATGCCATTGGAAATTTGACACGGCACAGAAAATAGTGTttttaacaagcctgccaacgttgaatgaatttttttttctttttaaatgatgtaaaATAAGGCTCCAAAATCATGAAATCGGTGGGTTCCATTTAGGGAGGGGGACATTGCGATACATCAATTAAATCAACATTTCTACCCACTCGAGGCTCAATAACGactcgattaatcgacaactaatcaattaaaCTTAATCCATAACTACTTTGATAATTGATTACTCATTGAGACCTTGTTGAACTGAAAATTGTCCACATTTtctaacagtaaatattctccgatttctgtcgtcctccatgaaagcagaccgattatctttgtttcatcaaaataagacattcggcttttactttggaaaacgacGATCAATGTTTTTGCCAATCTTCTGACAGATGTTCCGATccaaaccaggaactgaatcatCACCGATTTGTCAAAGTTTTTCAATAGAAGTATGGAAAtgaacaaatgttttctttatccgattcattgattaatcaacAGATGAAGCGTTTCCTAAAATGCTGATTAATCGCAGCCCTGCTCCCCACCGTCGCCTTCATGGGAGCCACGAAGACCCCCGGCGtctttgcgtgtgcgtgtactCACACGTTCCTGCAGGGAACGGTTCTATTGAAGCCCACCTCCTCCCCACTGAAGCGAAATTCCGTCCCGTTGGAAAGTCGACAGGTGACGTTTGGAGCTGGAAGACACTccactacaaacacacacacacacacacattaataacTGGACTCTTCTTCGGTGGTCTCCATGGTGACAAGCTACGATGTAAACACGCAGAGGGGGCGCGGCACCGACCCCACGCGCTGGCATCGCGGCAGTTTTCCGGCTCCTGAGTGCCGTCGTCGATCTTGGGCTCTTTACACAAATACGTGCGTGCCGTCAAGGAGTCGCCAAAGGTCAAGTCACCACAACCTTTTAGTCtacgatatttaaaaaaaaaaaaaaaatttgtcccAAAGCCTCACTTTTCTgcaaaccaaataaaaaaggGCACGTTTATTGAGCCATTGACATTGCGtggtcaaagagagcaagccattttcaacgcTTTAGattgggaaaaaaaggacaaaagccACGTGGGGATTGACTAATCGTTGAGAGGTGGGCAGATTGATTCGGCCCGACTCCAACGAGATatgtatatgcatgtgtgtagAGACCGCTAAAAGCGGGCTTTTCCTTCGTCGAATGACATGGAAGCCTTTTGAAGTTTACCACCCGGAAGCACGTGTGACGTCACGCCTAGAAACCCTAAATGCAAATGACGGCGTAGGCAAGAGTGAGCGTTTCCCGACACTGTCAAGGACGGCCACGCTAAACTGTGACCGATCCGTTTCAACAGAAGACCAACAGGTTCGGTGCCTTCATTCTAATTGTCAGTCAGCAATTCAAACAAACGTTATTACAGCAATATATGCACACGACGCCTTCCATGTAATACATTCTATGACCGTATTGTGCTGTTCAGTTGACTTTAGCTGCGCGAAAACGTTCAGTTTGAATGATTTTGTCTGATTGTATTCAGCTAAGTGACGTGCTAGCGGTTAGCATTAGCTCCAATTCGTTCTCCGAGCAAAGCGAATCAAGTGAAGGATATTGTCCGAGTCGCAGGTTGTCGCAGCTGTCCTgcgcctccgccgccgccgcccaaAGCCTCCGACGgcacaagaaaaacaacaaaattgtccACGAGCAGCAGCGCAAACGAACCAGCTGCGACATGGCCGCTTCTATGACGACACCAAGCGCCGCCTTCAGGGCTTCACGGGGGGGTGGGAGGAATAACGATTTCCCTCACCACACGCAGGATTTCAAACCACCAGTTGCCGTGTAGCTCGTATGTTTCGTTTCGTGTCGTGGTACAGAGACGGAACCTTTACATCTCgagttgaaaagaaagaaagagaactCGACACGCCAGGTGGCCTAGTTGCAGGTGACGCACGGTCGCGGTAGTTTCCCTCAGCAAGCGAACGCAGCATTAAAGTGACACTGTCGCCCAAGAGGAGCCTCTTCAAGTAAGTTCACATCCCTTCCGAATCCTCGGACATAACATGCTGTTGCTCTTCACTCCTGTCTGAACGGCGGCTGTGCTGTCCGAGTGAGCTTTCCGCCCGGACGCAACCCAAAACGCGACGTTTTTTGTGGCGCTTGAGATCCGGGAATTAGCATGCTAGCGGCTAGCTGAACTTTTCCGTCGACGTTTGCCACCGTGCCTGTGTCGATTATATTGTTCGCTTGTATTCTTTTGGGTTGTGTTTTGCTCATGTGTCGTGTGGTGTTTTCATGCACCTGCTGCTATGTATGACTCTCTACTTGAAAGTGACCCCGCCCA carries:
- the tm2d1 gene encoding TM2 domain-containing protein 1 — translated: MSQLVRLRCCSWTILLFFLCRRRLWAAAAEAQDSCDNLRLGQYLCKEPKIDDGTQEPENCRDASAWVECLPAPNVTCRLSNGTEFRFSGEEVGFNRTVPCRNVSVYSYKVAVALSLFLGWLGADRFYLGYPALGVLKFCTVGFCGIGTLVDFILIAVQMVGPSDGSDYIVDYYGARLSRLTVTERTYRKPHLSP